From Sulfurovum zhangzhouensis, one genomic window encodes:
- the tyrS gene encoding tyrosine--tRNA ligase — translation MITKALEEIRRGTAEIIDMEAIEKLVRRYYETGETYTVKAGFDPTGADLHLGHTVLLQKLKTFQAHGGRIQLLIGDFTATIGDPTGKSETRKVLDRATIMANAKTYQEQVFNVLDESKTTVVYNSKWLDELGAAGMVGLTTLFNVARMLERDDFEKRYKAGQSISISEFLYPLLQGYDSVELKSDIEIGGTDQKFNLLMGRHLQRSYGVGKEQAVLMMPILEGLDGVQKMSKSLNNYIGITESPKDIYGKTLSISDDLMWRYYELLSEKPLDEIAQLREDVNNGTVHPKIAKENLAVEITARFHNEELANIAKEEFNSVFKANNIPTDMDEFDMEDGIWICQALMDAGLEPSTSQARRDIKQNAVSINQEKINDDKLNLSCGEYILQVGKRRFAKVKVK, via the coding sequence ATGATAACAAAAGCACTTGAAGAGATTCGCAGAGGTACAGCCGAGATCATAGATATGGAAGCAATTGAAAAATTGGTAAGACGTTACTATGAGACCGGCGAGACCTATACTGTAAAAGCAGGATTTGACCCTACTGGAGCAGATCTTCATTTGGGACATACAGTACTGCTTCAAAAGCTTAAAACGTTTCAGGCACATGGAGGAAGAATACAGCTTCTGATCGGAGATTTCACTGCAACTATCGGTGACCCGACAGGAAAAAGTGAGACAAGAAAAGTCCTAGACCGTGCAACAATTATGGCGAATGCAAAGACCTATCAGGAACAGGTTTTTAATGTACTTGATGAGAGTAAAACTACTGTGGTGTATAACTCAAAGTGGCTTGACGAACTCGGTGCAGCAGGAATGGTAGGGCTGACAACACTCTTTAATGTAGCTAGAATGCTAGAACGTGATGATTTTGAAAAACGTTATAAGGCCGGTCAGAGTATCTCTATCTCTGAGTTCCTCTATCCTTTGCTTCAGGGATATGATTCTGTAGAACTAAAATCTGACATTGAAATCGGTGGAACGGATCAAAAGTTCAACCTATTGATGGGAAGACATCTACAAAGATCATATGGTGTAGGGAAAGAGCAAGCTGTATTGATGATGCCTATCCTTGAAGGATTGGATGGTGTACAAAAAATGAGTAAATCTCTCAACAACTATATCGGTATTACAGAGAGCCCTAAAGATATTTATGGGAAAACACTCTCTATCTCTGATGATCTGATGTGGCGATACTATGAACTTCTCAGTGAAAAACCGCTTGACGAGATCGCACAGTTGAGAGAAGATGTAAATAATGGTACCGTTCACCCTAAAATTGCGAAAGAAAACCTTGCTGTAGAGATAACTGCTAGATTTCATAATGAAGAATTAGCTAATATAGCTAAAGAGGAGTTTAACTCCGTATTTAAAGCAAACAATATTCCAACTGATATGGATGAGTTTGATATGGAGGATGGTATCTGGATCTGTCAGGCACTTATGGATGCAGGTTTAGAGCCGTCGACTTCACAGGCTAGAAGAGATATCAAACAAAATGCAGTGAGTATCAACCAAGAGAAGATCAATGACGATAAACTTAATCTAAGTTGTGGAGAGTATATCCTACAAGTAGGAAAAAGAAGATTTGCGAAAGTAAAGGTAAAATAA